A DNA window from Paenibacillus andongensis contains the following coding sequences:
- a CDS encoding DMT family transporter: protein MTSEKFFKHPLGIVSAASLATLLWGSAFPFVKLSYADLHIGKADWSEQLLFAGYRFILAAILILLFMAIIGKKAGYQRGTLLKIGKIGLFQTFLQYLFFYYGLSASTGIQGSIIAGTTSFFQILLAHYMYKNDRLNLKKMIGLVLGFGGAILVNMTKGDLTLQMGIGEICLLIAMFFGALGNVLSKNEAKELDVLYMTGWQMLLGGLALFAVGATFAGSIVLDFTWTTMLMLLYLAFLSSVGFVLWNNVMKYNKVGSISMYLFLIPVFGVILSALMLKEELHLIVFAALGLVVSGIVIVNRPKRGAAVKRPS, encoded by the coding sequence TTGACTTCAGAAAAATTTTTCAAGCATCCTTTAGGTATTGTATCCGCTGCGTCCTTGGCGACGCTTCTATGGGGGAGTGCATTTCCATTTGTTAAGCTAAGTTACGCGGATCTCCATATTGGAAAAGCGGATTGGTCCGAGCAGCTTTTGTTTGCTGGCTATCGTTTTATTTTAGCCGCGATTCTTATTCTATTGTTTATGGCAATCATCGGTAAAAAGGCGGGGTATCAACGGGGCACACTGCTGAAAATCGGGAAAATCGGTCTCTTCCAAACCTTTTTGCAATATCTATTTTTCTATTACGGTTTGAGCGCAAGTACGGGGATTCAGGGCTCGATTATCGCAGGGACGACCTCGTTTTTCCAAATATTGCTTGCTCACTATATGTACAAGAACGATCGTTTGAATTTGAAAAAAATGATCGGTTTAGTTTTAGGATTTGGCGGAGCCATCCTGGTCAATATGACCAAGGGGGATTTGACTCTGCAAATGGGCATAGGGGAAATTTGTTTGCTGATCGCGATGTTTTTCGGAGCGTTGGGCAATGTGCTTTCCAAGAACGAAGCGAAAGAGCTGGATGTCCTGTATATGACCGGTTGGCAAATGCTGCTTGGGGGCCTCGCCTTATTTGCGGTCGGTGCGACTTTTGCAGGTTCAATTGTTCTTGATTTTACATGGACAACCATGTTGATGCTGCTGTACTTAGCCTTTTTGTCGTCAGTTGGCTTCGTCCTCTGGAACAATGTTATGAAGTACAACAAAGTCGGAAGCATCTCGATGTATTTGTTCTTGATACCGGTTTTTGGTGTGATTTTGTCCGCGCTGATGTTGAAGGAAGAATTGCATCTAATTGTGTTTGCAGCGCTCGGTCTGGTGGTCTCGGGTATTGTTATTGTGAATCGGCCGAA
- a CDS encoding MerR family transcriptional regulator: MLIAEVSEKFDLSQDTLRYYERIGLIPRVNRNKSGIRDYSEEDCRWVDFIKCMRGVGLPVEMLIEYVGLFLKGDETMDARKELLIEQRMKLITKMEQMKKVLERMDDKIERYEQTIVEKEKTLNRP, encoded by the coding sequence ATGTTGATAGCAGAAGTCAGTGAAAAATTTGATCTATCACAGGATACACTCCGCTATTATGAACGAATCGGACTTATTCCCAGGGTGAACCGCAATAAAAGCGGAATTAGGGATTATTCGGAAGAAGACTGCAGGTGGGTCGATTTTATCAAATGTATGCGAGGCGTAGGTCTTCCAGTTGAAATGTTGATTGAGTATGTTGGGCTGTTTCTGAAGGGTGACGAAACCATGGATGCTAGGAAAGAACTCCTAATCGAGCAGCGTATGAAACTCATAACAAAAATGGAACAGATGAAGAAAGTGCTGGAACGCATGGATGATAAAATTGAAAGATATGAACAGACCATAGTTGAAAAAGAAAAAACACTAAATAGACCGTAA